A window of the Lactuca sativa cultivar Salinas chromosome 7, Lsat_Salinas_v11, whole genome shotgun sequence genome harbors these coding sequences:
- the LOC111911488 gene encoding fatty acid amide hydrolase isoform X3: MGKKRIMLPATEVDLTKVKYNPGEIQAPNVTGLWLWIFVKLLETPLIGPVILSYLKKQNKITEMLKETVIPESPMFTPEFPPQEPEPEPGVVCIEEDKSSQHRVDSAIRCLPHYDPSSDLNLTPSFHYWKIRDYAYSYRSNITTPSIIAEHVISAIQEFSNKKPPIPLLISFDAMDVRKQAAASTQRFYTGTPLSVLDGIFMAIKDDIDCYPHPSKGGTTWFHEVHSVEKDAICVSRLRNCGVIFVGKANMHEFGQGTTGNNSNYGIARNPHDLERYTGGSSSGPAAIVACGICSAALGTDGGGSIRIPSSLCGVVGLKTTYGRIDINGALCHGTTMGNVGPIASSVEDIMLVYAAILGASPIDKITLLPSLPCLPDLSSLENSSILSSMRIGKYTEWFNDVLSPDISTKCEDALNTLSQTHGCKVVEVVIPELHQIRTSHLVSFGSESLASLTPHCQNGNDKKFTLDTRTNFALFRSFTASEYVAAQRLRRRLMYYHMEIFKMVDVIVTPTTGTTAPVIRPKSIKFGETNMKVTGNLMRFVISGNLLGLPAISVPVSTILLYRF, encoded by the exons ATGGGGAAGAAACGCATTATGTTGCCTGCCACCGAAGTTGATTTGACTAAAGTCAAGtacaatcctggagaaatccaag CTCCTAATGTGACTGGGCTATGGCTATGGATTTTTGTCAAGTTGCTTGAAACGCCATTGATAGGTCCTGTGATCCTTTCTTACTTgaagaaacaaaacaaaataacagAG ATGTTAAAGGAGACTGTGATACCAGAATCACCAATGTTTACACCTGAATTTCCTCCTCAAG AACCAGAACCAGAACCAGGAGTCGTTTGTATTGAAGAAGACAAAAGCTCTCAACACCGAGTTGACTCAGCCATTAGATGCCTTCCTCACTATGATCCTTCTTCTGATTTGAATTTAACCCCATCATTTCACTACTGGAAGATTCGTGATTATGCATATTCATACAGATCAAACATCACAACTCCATCAATC ATTGCAGAACATGTGATCTCTGCAATACAAGAATTCAGCAACAAAAAACCTCCAATACCTCTATTGATTTCTTTTGATGCCATGGATGTAAGAAAACAAGCTGCAGCTTCTACTCAAAGGTTTTATACAGGAACACCATTGTCAGTATTGGATGGGATCTTCATGGCAATCAAGGATGATATAGATTGTTATCCTCATCCATCTAaag GTGGGACAACATGGTTTCATGAGGTACATAGTGTTGAAAAAGATGCAATTTGTGTATCAAGATTACGTAATTGTGGAGTGATTTTTGTTGGGAAGGCTAATATGCATGAATTTGGACAAGGGACTACAGGAAATAACTCAAACTATGG AATTGCTCGAAATCCGCATGATTTGGAAAGATATACGGGTGGATCTTCATCGGGGCCCGCAGCTATTGTAGCTTGTGGGATATGTTCAGCTGCATTAGGAACAGATGGAGGAG GTTCGATTCGTATTCCATCTTCCCTTTGTGGTGTTGTGGGATTAAAAACAACATATGGTCGTATCGACATCAATGG AGCATTATGCCATGGAACGACTATGGGAAATGTAGGACCAATTGCATCAAGTGTTGAAGATATCATGCTTGT TTATGCAGCAATCTTAGGTGCTTCTCCTATCGATAAAATAACCCTTTTACCT TCTCTCCCTTGTTTGCCTGATTTATCATCGCTTGAGAATTCTAGTATTTTGTCATCAATGCGGATAGGAAAGTACACCGAG TGGTTTAATGATGTCCTCTCACCCGACATCTCAACAAAATGTGAAGATGCTCTTAATACGTTATCACAAACTCATGGATGCAAA GTAGTAGAGGTTGTGATACCCGAGCTTCACCAGATACGAACATCTCATCTTGTTTCATTTGGTTCCGAATCATTAGCCTCACTAACACCTCACTGTCAAAACGG GAACGACAAGAAATTCACACTGGACACAAGGACAAATTTTGCCCTTTTTCGGTCATTTACAGCTTCAGAATATGTTGCTGCTCAACGCCTCAG acGAAGACTCATGTATTATCATATGGAGATTTTCAAGATGGTTGATGTCATAGTTACTCCAACAACAGG cACAACTGCTCCTGTAATTCGCCCAAAATCAATCAAGTTCGGTGAGACAAACATGAAGGTTACCG GTAATTTGATGCGGTTTGTCATATCAGGGAATCTTCTTGGACTCCCAGCCATTTCTGTACCCGTAAGTACTATTTTACTTTACAGGTTCTAA
- the LOC111911488 gene encoding fatty acid amide hydrolase isoform X1 produces the protein MGKKRIMLPATEVDLTKVKYNPGEIQAPNVTGLWLWIFVKLLETPLIGPVILSYLKKQNKITEMLKETVIPESPMFTPEFPPQEPEPEPGVVCIEEDKSSQHRVDSAIRCLPHYDPSSDLNLTPSFHYWKIRDYAYSYRSNITTPSIIAEHVISAIQEFSNKKPPIPLLISFDAMDVRKQAAASTQRFYTGTPLSVLDGIFMAIKDDIDCYPHPSKGGTTWFHEVHSVEKDAICVSRLRNCGVIFVGKANMHEFGQGTTGNNSNYGIARNPHDLERYTGGSSSGPAAIVACGICSAALGTDGGGSIRIPSSLCGVVGLKTTYGRIDINGALCHGTTMGNVGPIASSVEDIMLVYAAILGASPIDKITLLPSLPCLPDLSSLENSSILSSMRIGKYTEWFNDVLSPDISTKCEDALNTLSQTHGCKVVEVVIPELHQIRTSHLVSFGSESLASLTPHCQNGNDKKFTLDTRTNFALFRSFTASEYVAAQRLRRRLMYYHMEIFKMVDVIVTPTTGTTAPVIRPKSIKFGETNMKVTGNLMRFVISGNLLGLPAISVPVGYDKQGLPIGLQIMGRPWGEATILRLAAAFEGLRVETKKPVSYFNVLNKH, from the exons ATGGGGAAGAAACGCATTATGTTGCCTGCCACCGAAGTTGATTTGACTAAAGTCAAGtacaatcctggagaaatccaag CTCCTAATGTGACTGGGCTATGGCTATGGATTTTTGTCAAGTTGCTTGAAACGCCATTGATAGGTCCTGTGATCCTTTCTTACTTgaagaaacaaaacaaaataacagAG ATGTTAAAGGAGACTGTGATACCAGAATCACCAATGTTTACACCTGAATTTCCTCCTCAAG AACCAGAACCAGAACCAGGAGTCGTTTGTATTGAAGAAGACAAAAGCTCTCAACACCGAGTTGACTCAGCCATTAGATGCCTTCCTCACTATGATCCTTCTTCTGATTTGAATTTAACCCCATCATTTCACTACTGGAAGATTCGTGATTATGCATATTCATACAGATCAAACATCACAACTCCATCAATC ATTGCAGAACATGTGATCTCTGCAATACAAGAATTCAGCAACAAAAAACCTCCAATACCTCTATTGATTTCTTTTGATGCCATGGATGTAAGAAAACAAGCTGCAGCTTCTACTCAAAGGTTTTATACAGGAACACCATTGTCAGTATTGGATGGGATCTTCATGGCAATCAAGGATGATATAGATTGTTATCCTCATCCATCTAaag GTGGGACAACATGGTTTCATGAGGTACATAGTGTTGAAAAAGATGCAATTTGTGTATCAAGATTACGTAATTGTGGAGTGATTTTTGTTGGGAAGGCTAATATGCATGAATTTGGACAAGGGACTACAGGAAATAACTCAAACTATGG AATTGCTCGAAATCCGCATGATTTGGAAAGATATACGGGTGGATCTTCATCGGGGCCCGCAGCTATTGTAGCTTGTGGGATATGTTCAGCTGCATTAGGAACAGATGGAGGAG GTTCGATTCGTATTCCATCTTCCCTTTGTGGTGTTGTGGGATTAAAAACAACATATGGTCGTATCGACATCAATGG AGCATTATGCCATGGAACGACTATGGGAAATGTAGGACCAATTGCATCAAGTGTTGAAGATATCATGCTTGT TTATGCAGCAATCTTAGGTGCTTCTCCTATCGATAAAATAACCCTTTTACCT TCTCTCCCTTGTTTGCCTGATTTATCATCGCTTGAGAATTCTAGTATTTTGTCATCAATGCGGATAGGAAAGTACACCGAG TGGTTTAATGATGTCCTCTCACCCGACATCTCAACAAAATGTGAAGATGCTCTTAATACGTTATCACAAACTCATGGATGCAAA GTAGTAGAGGTTGTGATACCCGAGCTTCACCAGATACGAACATCTCATCTTGTTTCATTTGGTTCCGAATCATTAGCCTCACTAACACCTCACTGTCAAAACGG GAACGACAAGAAATTCACACTGGACACAAGGACAAATTTTGCCCTTTTTCGGTCATTTACAGCTTCAGAATATGTTGCTGCTCAACGCCTCAG acGAAGACTCATGTATTATCATATGGAGATTTTCAAGATGGTTGATGTCATAGTTACTCCAACAACAGG cACAACTGCTCCTGTAATTCGCCCAAAATCAATCAAGTTCGGTGAGACAAACATGAAGGTTACCG GTAATTTGATGCGGTTTGTCATATCAGGGAATCTTCTTGGACTCCCAGCCATTTCTGTACCC GTGGGTTATGATAAGCAAGGGCTTCCAATTGGATTACAAATCATGGGTCGCCCATGGGGCGAAGCTACAATTTTGCGATTGGCTGCTGCATTTGAG GGACTACGTGTTGAAACTAAGAAGCCAGTATCATATTTcaatgttctaaacaagcactga
- the LOC111911490 gene encoding phosphoglycerate mutase-like protein 1, with translation MDSTSSLYPLHRSKTLHLVRHAQGVHNVIGDKDYKAYMSHEYFDAELTRLGWQQVENLRKHVHECGLAKKIEVVITSPLLRTMQTAVGVFGGEGYTDKVDSMPLMLANVGNSGRSAISSLNCPPILAVELCREHLGVHPCDRRRSVGEYQCLFPAIDFSLIESDEDVLWKANERETKEELANRGKSFFNWLWTREEKEIAIVTHSGFLFHTLATFGNDCHPLVKKEITKHFANCELRSMVIVDKSMLGSDPSTTDYPGKIPPGPDIPSDVVDKKLANDDTVSGST, from the exons ATGGATTCGACTTCAAGTTTGTATCCATTGCATCGATCCAAGACTCTTCACCTG GTTAGGCATGCACAAGGAGTTCACAATGTAATAGGAGACAAAGATTACAAAGCCTACATGTCTCATGAGTATTTTGATGCTGAGTTAACTCGATTAGGCTGGCAACAG gtTGAAAATTTGCGAAAACATGTTCATGAATGTGGGCTTGCTAAAAAGATTGAAGTAGTTATTACATCTCCTTTGTTGAG GACTATGCAAACAGCAGTTGGAGTATTTGGTGGAGAAGGTTACACAGATAAAGTTGATTCAATGCCATTGATGTTGGCAAATGTTGGAAATAGTGGTCGATCTGCAATTTCAAGCCTAAATTGTCCTCCTATTCTTGCAGTTGAACTTTGTCGTGAACATTTG GGTGTCCATCCTTGTGATCGTAGGAGAAGTGTCGGTGAATACCAATGCCTATTTCCCGCTATCGATTTTTCATTG aTAGAAAGTGATGAGGATGTGTTATGGAAGGCTAATGAAAGGGAAACAAAAGAAGAGCTTGCAAATAGGGGGAAAAGTTTCTTTAATTG GCTATGGACAcgtgaagaaaaggaaatagctATTGTAACTCACAGTGGATTCTTGTTTCATACACTTGCTACATTTGGTAATGACTGTCATCCGTTGGTAAAAAAAGAAATTACCAAACA TTTTGCAAACTGTGAGCTTCGTTCCATGGTGATTGTTGACAAAAG CATGTTAGGATCAGATCCTTCAACAACTGATTATCCAGGAAAGATCCCTCCAGGACCAGATATCCCAAGTGATGTCGTTGATAAAAAGCTTGCAAATGATGACACGGTTTCTGGCTCCACTTAA
- the LOC111911488 gene encoding fatty acid amide hydrolase isoform X2 produces the protein MGKKRIMLPATEVDLTKVKYNPGEIQAPNVTGLWLWIFVKLLETPLIGPVILSYLKKQNKITEMLKETVIPESPMFTPEFPPQEPEPGVVCIEEDKSSQHRVDSAIRCLPHYDPSSDLNLTPSFHYWKIRDYAYSYRSNITTPSIIAEHVISAIQEFSNKKPPIPLLISFDAMDVRKQAAASTQRFYTGTPLSVLDGIFMAIKDDIDCYPHPSKGGTTWFHEVHSVEKDAICVSRLRNCGVIFVGKANMHEFGQGTTGNNSNYGIARNPHDLERYTGGSSSGPAAIVACGICSAALGTDGGGSIRIPSSLCGVVGLKTTYGRIDINGALCHGTTMGNVGPIASSVEDIMLVYAAILGASPIDKITLLPSLPCLPDLSSLENSSILSSMRIGKYTEWFNDVLSPDISTKCEDALNTLSQTHGCKVVEVVIPELHQIRTSHLVSFGSESLASLTPHCQNGNDKKFTLDTRTNFALFRSFTASEYVAAQRLRRRLMYYHMEIFKMVDVIVTPTTGTTAPVIRPKSIKFGETNMKVTGNLMRFVISGNLLGLPAISVPVGYDKQGLPIGLQIMGRPWGEATILRLAAAFEGLRVETKKPVSYFNVLNKH, from the exons ATGGGGAAGAAACGCATTATGTTGCCTGCCACCGAAGTTGATTTGACTAAAGTCAAGtacaatcctggagaaatccaag CTCCTAATGTGACTGGGCTATGGCTATGGATTTTTGTCAAGTTGCTTGAAACGCCATTGATAGGTCCTGTGATCCTTTCTTACTTgaagaaacaaaacaaaataacagAG ATGTTAAAGGAGACTGTGATACCAGAATCACCAATGTTTACACCTGAATTTCCTCCTCAAG AACCAGAACCAGGAGTCGTTTGTATTGAAGAAGACAAAAGCTCTCAACACCGAGTTGACTCAGCCATTAGATGCCTTCCTCACTATGATCCTTCTTCTGATTTGAATTTAACCCCATCATTTCACTACTGGAAGATTCGTGATTATGCATATTCATACAGATCAAACATCACAACTCCATCAATC ATTGCAGAACATGTGATCTCTGCAATACAAGAATTCAGCAACAAAAAACCTCCAATACCTCTATTGATTTCTTTTGATGCCATGGATGTAAGAAAACAAGCTGCAGCTTCTACTCAAAGGTTTTATACAGGAACACCATTGTCAGTATTGGATGGGATCTTCATGGCAATCAAGGATGATATAGATTGTTATCCTCATCCATCTAaag GTGGGACAACATGGTTTCATGAGGTACATAGTGTTGAAAAAGATGCAATTTGTGTATCAAGATTACGTAATTGTGGAGTGATTTTTGTTGGGAAGGCTAATATGCATGAATTTGGACAAGGGACTACAGGAAATAACTCAAACTATGG AATTGCTCGAAATCCGCATGATTTGGAAAGATATACGGGTGGATCTTCATCGGGGCCCGCAGCTATTGTAGCTTGTGGGATATGTTCAGCTGCATTAGGAACAGATGGAGGAG GTTCGATTCGTATTCCATCTTCCCTTTGTGGTGTTGTGGGATTAAAAACAACATATGGTCGTATCGACATCAATGG AGCATTATGCCATGGAACGACTATGGGAAATGTAGGACCAATTGCATCAAGTGTTGAAGATATCATGCTTGT TTATGCAGCAATCTTAGGTGCTTCTCCTATCGATAAAATAACCCTTTTACCT TCTCTCCCTTGTTTGCCTGATTTATCATCGCTTGAGAATTCTAGTATTTTGTCATCAATGCGGATAGGAAAGTACACCGAG TGGTTTAATGATGTCCTCTCACCCGACATCTCAACAAAATGTGAAGATGCTCTTAATACGTTATCACAAACTCATGGATGCAAA GTAGTAGAGGTTGTGATACCCGAGCTTCACCAGATACGAACATCTCATCTTGTTTCATTTGGTTCCGAATCATTAGCCTCACTAACACCTCACTGTCAAAACGG GAACGACAAGAAATTCACACTGGACACAAGGACAAATTTTGCCCTTTTTCGGTCATTTACAGCTTCAGAATATGTTGCTGCTCAACGCCTCAG acGAAGACTCATGTATTATCATATGGAGATTTTCAAGATGGTTGATGTCATAGTTACTCCAACAACAGG cACAACTGCTCCTGTAATTCGCCCAAAATCAATCAAGTTCGGTGAGACAAACATGAAGGTTACCG GTAATTTGATGCGGTTTGTCATATCAGGGAATCTTCTTGGACTCCCAGCCATTTCTGTACCC GTGGGTTATGATAAGCAAGGGCTTCCAATTGGATTACAAATCATGGGTCGCCCATGGGGCGAAGCTACAATTTTGCGATTGGCTGCTGCATTTGAG GGACTACGTGTTGAAACTAAGAAGCCAGTATCATATTTcaatgttctaaacaagcactga